In Micromonospora sp. LH3U1, one genomic interval encodes:
- a CDS encoding phage tail protein, with protein sequence MRRSAIERLLPAAYQRACVPGSVLWALLDVMEGLHAPDEAILAEVDALFDPYRAPDGMVVQLTRWVAMDHVVASPRPDAPLPLPVGRLRDLVANAALLARWRGTPYGMRRALELATGMPGFAIDEPAEQPFHVVVRVPAAAAGQLAVITRIVEAEKPASTTVEIVLEEESS encoded by the coding sequence ATGCGACGCTCGGCGATTGAACGGTTGCTGCCCGCCGCCTATCAGCGGGCCTGCGTGCCGGGCAGCGTGCTCTGGGCGCTGCTGGACGTGATGGAGGGGCTGCACGCCCCGGACGAGGCGATCCTCGCCGAGGTGGACGCCCTGTTCGACCCGTACCGGGCGCCGGACGGGATGGTCGTGCAGTTGACCCGCTGGGTGGCGATGGACCACGTGGTGGCCTCGCCCCGGCCGGACGCCCCGCTGCCGCTGCCGGTGGGCCGGCTGCGCGACCTGGTGGCCAACGCCGCGCTGCTGGCCCGGTGGCGCGGCACCCCGTACGGGATGCGCAGGGCTCTTGAGCTGGCCACCGGGATGCCCGGCTTCGCGATCGACGAACCGGCCGAGCAGCCCTTCCACGTCGTGGTACGGGTGCCGGCCGCCGCCGCCGGCCAGCTCGCCGTGATCACCCGCATCGTCGAGGCGGAGAAACCGGCCTCGACCACCGTCGAGATCGTCCTGGAAGAGGAGTCATCATGA